The following coding sequences lie in one Melopsittacus undulatus isolate bMelUnd1 chromosome 9, bMelUnd1.mat.Z, whole genome shotgun sequence genomic window:
- the HRH1 gene encoding histamine H1 receptor: protein MSKNTTDNSTISQPAVLGVFLGSISLITIVMNILVLCAVKTERKLQTVGNLYIVSLSIADLIVGSAVMPLNIVYLLNSQWILGLSACLFWLSMDYVASTASIFNLFILCIDRYRSVQQPLKYLRYRTKRRASVMILGVWLLSFMWVIPILGWHVFANHGKRKVTETKCETEFSEVTWFKVLTAIVNFYIPSIMMLWFYYKIFRAVRKHCQHRELINGSHQPVSEKNSKHHCKMDKQNVCIQNQILDENSPPKHKQISPQPENMGAELQFSDPDKSSKTFVGKSNRRILKWGCFPLTTAQSESGQDKAGKKHVCVTEENKTEEETCSQDSDLSDASDSQTFTDEVPNGEGSNPNHERAGSPQEKTENRDFKGLSYLRKTWQSLHAHSKTHTQGLHVNRERKAAKQLGVIMAAFMLCWIPYFVLFMVIAFHGHERFSKLHMFTIWLGYVNSTLNPFLYPLCNQNFKKTFKKIFHIH, encoded by the coding sequence ATGTCAAAAAACACTACAGACAACTCAACTATCAGTCAACCAGCTGTTCTAGGTGTGTTCCTGGGAAGCATTTCACTCATCACTATTGTTATGAATATATTAGTACTATGTGCtgtgaaaactgaaaggaaGCTGCAAACCGTTGGCAATTTATACATTGTCAGCCTCTCTATTGCAGATCTGATTGTTGGTTCAGCTGTTATGCCCCTGAACATTGTTTATCTCCTCAATTCTCAGTGGATTCTAGGCTTATCAGCCTGTTTGTTCTGGCTGTCAATGGATTATGTGGCCAGTACTGCATCCATTTTCAATCTCTTCATATTGTGCATTGATCGTTATCGTTCAGTTCAGCAACCACTGAAATATCTCAGGTATAGAACAAAAAGGAGAGCTTCAGTAAtgattttgggggtttggttgcTCTCTTTCATGTGGGTCATCCCAATCCTAGGATGGCATGTTTTTGCTAaccatgggaaaaggaaagtaaCCGAAACCAAGTGTGAAACTGAATTCTCGGAAGTCACCTGGTTTAAAGTGTTGACAGCCATTGTGAACTTCTACATACCCTCTATCATGATGTTGTGGTTCTACTATAAAATATTCAGAGCTGTTAGAAAACACTGTCAACACCGAGAGCTCATCAATGGATCACATCAGCCTGTCtcagaaaaaaactccaaacatcATTGTAAGATGGACAAGCAAAACGTTTGCATTCAAAATCAAATCTTAGATGAGAACAGCCctccaaaacacaaacaaatctCCCCTCAGCCTGAAAATATGGGGGCAGAGCTTCAGTTCAGTGATCCTGACAAGTCTTCAAAGACATTCGTTGGCAAGAGTAATAGGAGAATCCTTAAATGGGGCTGTTTCCCTCTCACCACTGCCCAGTCTGAGTCAGGCCAAGAtaaagcaggaaagaagcatgtgtgtgtaacagaagagaacaaaactgaagagGAGACTTGCTCACAAGACAGTGACTTAAGTGATGCATCAGACAGCCAGACTTTCACTGATGAGGTACCTAACGGAGAGGGCTCCAATCCTAACCATGAAAGAGCTGGCAGTCCTCAGGAAAAGACGGAGAACAGGGATTTCAAAGGACTGTCTTACCTGAGGAAAACCTGGCAAAGTCTGCATGCCCATTCCAAAACACACACTCAAGGACTGCATGtgaacagggagagaaaagcagctaAGCAGTTAGGGGTCATAATGGCAGCCTTTATGTTGTGCTGGATTCCCTATTTTGTATTGTTTATGGTAATAGCTTTCCATGGGCATGAAAGATTTTCAAAGTTACACATGTTCACTATATGGCTTGGCTATGTGAACTCCACCTTGAACCCATTCTTGTATCCTCTTTGTAATCAGAATTTCAAGAAGACATTCAAAAAGATCTTTCACATTCACTGA